The Zea mays cultivar B73 chromosome 7, Zm-B73-REFERENCE-NAM-5.0, whole genome shotgun sequence DNA segment ATCCCCGCGGGGAAAATTTTTCGTCGCGGGGACGAGAATGGGGAGCTAAAACCCGACGGAGAAtttccgttgccatccctagccaTGCCCCTCCACAGGTCAACCGTGCATCGCCTCGCCCATCCCGGACGGACTTGCCCGGTCGTACCCCGCATGTTTGACGTTTTCTTTTTACttaaagaaacaaaaatagaacaGCCACTAGCCACTGATATGTGGGACCAGCCGGGAAAATTTGAGGCCCTAAACAAAATATTAAAATTAGGCCTATTTTAGATAGAAAAATAAAATTGTATTAATGTATATTCGATATTTTGTAGTAATAGTGTACATTACAACATGATAATTAAGAAACATACATGTTATTTACCTTTTCATTTAAGCAACATCAGAGAAAATGTGTTTTATAGAAACAATATGCCTAAATGTAACTATGATCGATCTAGGGAGATAAAGAAACACATAGGTTTGTTTGGTTGGCTTCTTCCGGTAGTCCGGCTGTATGAGCCAGGCTGGCGGGAGCTTGGTTCCAGAGATGCGACCAATTTGCACGCGTCTGCAGAGCTTGATCAGGGTGCTTTAAGTATTGTGCGAGCCTGATTCCACATCTGCACGCAGGTAACCAAACACACACCTCGCACGCATAGAACCTGGTTAATAACAACCAAACACCAGCTCATTGTATCCCGCGATGCAAGCACCAGCAAATACATGCAACCAAACACATGGATAATGAGTTGAGGGCCTCACCTTAGCGATCCAGCGTCGTGCCGCTGTTGTACGCCGTCCGCCTGTCCCAAGAGGCAAGAGAAAATTGCCATAGCAAATAGCATGGTGGACTGGTGTTCGATCACCATAATAAAAAGAAGCAAGATCATTTCAAATTTAAATATAATAAAAAGCTAGGAATTACTAGATAGAGACCTAAAAAGTGGTTTTGTAGCTAATAACATAGCTCACCAAGATAAGACCAAAAGGCTATTCCCAACATCTTACTCATCTCTATCTACTATTTTAAATTTCATATATAAACTATAAAATTTATAGTATAAAATAATATTTTCCACAATTATATTGGCCATAATAGCCTTAATTTGGCCTTAGCTAGAATTGCACTGTCACGGGATACCAATAGAAAAAGAAAGATGAGAATACATGTAAGTTAGAGTCGGAGTTCATGGATAGAAAGTAAAAACAAGTCAAGATAAAACAATTATAATcagataaataaataaaatatattcATAAAAAGGTACCTAAATAACATCCAAATGCTATAATAAGCAAAGTTAATCCGTTTATGTTAGCCAACTTACTGTTTATATTTATTTGAAGAATAGACCGCACATTGTTGCAGGACTCTATGTTTTTGCATCTACTTTTTTTTTATCAGAAAATGATACATGGGACACTCAAATCCCCTTCGTGATTGAAGGGGATTGAGAGAAAAATTTGTTCATTTTCTTTCAAACCCCCTTCAATCTTGTAGGGAATTTGAGTTTTCAAACTAACATAAAGAGATTGGAATTTAGTAGCATAACATAGCTTTTAGTAGAacattatgtgaataattaaTGGAGGATGAGGTGGATAGCTTGTATATTGACTAGAACATATATTACTTTAGCTTTTCCTAGATATATAATTTTTATATAAATTTTAATTATACATTTATGTCTAGATGTACAGTAATGATTCTGGATAAAAAAGATTTATAATTTAGAATATAATGTTGTATTGGTACTTTAAATATATAGGGGATGTTTGAGATGGCTCTAGGTTCTAGGTGGAGCTAtagtttataatatcaatttaaatagttttaaaaatatttttaatctaaataataaataaaacgaTTTATCTAAATACCTTATAAAGATCTACAACTTTAGCTCTATAATTTTTTAGAGTATCTAATGATCTGGTACATAAATTCTACTAAATTTTATAGAATCTGTCCGACCATAGTTTGATTAAAAAATAGCTTAAGGGTCCGTTCGTTTCGCATGGAATGAAGGGGTGGAATAAATCTGGCTTAGATTTCTTCAATAATTACTATAAGTTTTGGAAATTTGAAATTAATCCTGGTATGTTCCAGCAGAAACGAACGGGCCCTAAGGCAAGTCTAATCCAGCAGCTTTGTACTTTGACCGCGCTGACATTCTCTATCCATTTCGTTCTGGACGCTGCTTGCTTCCACAGCTCCACCGTCATCCATTGCATCGCGTAATCCTGCAGGTGCAGCTACCGGCATCCTATCGCGGCTTCGCTTCGAGACGGAAGGCTGTCCCGCGAGGTGTGGAGCCGAGAGCGGTTCGCCGTCCGAGAAGGGTTCACATCACCTCTTCCTCTGCCCCCCTCCGGTGAGCGAAACTCGACGGTTCCTCTGCTCTCAGTTCGCCGTTCCCCTGACACGCTCTTCGCTGGTCTTGTGGCGCTAATAACCTGCAGGTCTGTCTTCGGGGTCTCCCATTGGTGGCTGCAGTTGTTTTGATGGGAACTCAGTAACCGCTCGAGAGGAGAGGAAAGGAGCGGATGCTCAACTGTAGCAGGAAGATGGGTAGATCCGCGAGTGTAAGGAGACCGTATTTCTTGTTGGGTATCTGGATTGGGGTTGCGATTCAGTTTTTGGTGTTTCCTCGCGAATTGCTCCGCCGTCAGCGCCTTTCCTGAATGGGGGTCAATTTGGCTCTCGGGGTGCTCGGATGTAGAGCCAGAGATTTTTTTTGGGGGAAAGAATCAAATGGGCATATTCACGCAGATCATTAAGAATGGTAGAAACTTCAATTCTAAGGCTACTGACGCGGACACTTTGAATTTCGCGCAGGTTCTTCAAGTCCTTCTGGTTTCCGCAACCATCGTTGTTGCTCAGACGCAATGGGCTAGTGGTGTATGGGGCATGTACTGCGAGGACTTGACAGCGAGTGTAGAAAGGCCGCACAGGGCCTCGGTAACCGATTTCGGCGCCGTCGGAGATGGTGCGACTCTTAACACGAAGGCGTTTCAGAATGCGCTCTTCCACCTCGACTCATTCGCGAAGAAGGGCGGGGCGCAGCTGTTCGTGCCTGCTGGGAGGTGGTTGACTGGGAGTTTTAGCCTGATCAGCCATCTCACGCTATCGCTGGACAAGGACGCAGTGATTCTTGGATCACCAGTAAGATGATTTCACAAATGGTTCCGTAGGCAATAATAATTCACCTACTTTAAGTAGAGTTGCTTCTGTTTTGCCTCGTCGCTGTGGCTTTAGACCGTTGTCTTTTTCTTTTCGTACAGTTCTCACGTATTGAAACTAAGAGAATGTATAATCGCCTGTACATCTTGACAATAAATAGTACCAATAATGCCTCATCACAAGTTTACTGTAAGTGCATCTCATGTTTTGATGAGTAAGTTTCTACTGAAACAACAGTGCAGCCGTTTGGTTATGGTGTTCTTATGAGGATATTTGCAGGACTCCTCTGACTGGCCAGTGATTGATGCTCTTCCATCTTATGGGCGCGGTAGAGAACTCCCCGGCAAAAGACATCAAAGTCTAATATTTGGATCCAATCTTACCGATGTGATAATAACCGGTAAGCATTTATAGTTGCATCGAGCACTTCATACGGTTTTCCTTTTGGTCTTCTGGTGTGTAACAAAAACAAACTACTGATCTGCCTCTTTTCAGGTGCCAATGGCACCGTCGATGGCCAGGGTGCGGTTTGGTGGGACTGGTTTCACAACCACACATTGAACTATACTAGACCACCGCTCGTTGAGTTGATGTACTCTACCAGAGTTGTTATTTCCAACCTGACCTTCATAAATTCGCCGTTCTGGAATATCCATCCTGTGTACTGCAGGTTCCTTTCGAGGATTTCCTCTTGTCATTTATTACCGAAGCACCGTTTCAATCGTGATGATAATAATTATCCTTTGTACCGTATTTTTTCCCCCGAATGAACAGCCAGGTTTTGGTCCAGCATCTCACAATCCTAGCACCTATCAGTTCACCAAACACCGACGGCATCGATCCAGGTGTGCGTTCTTGGGCTTGCTATGGCTCACTGAATTCTTTATTTAAATGGATAGTTGCTTTAGTTTATGTGCTGTTGGCCTGTTTGCTCCATTTAGCAGTTGGCCCTGCACTTTGTAAAAATAAAAATCAGTATCATGAACAATCGCAACGCATGACTGTGTTCTGGCCTGAAAGAAAGAAACTAACACTAGGATGATTTGCATGTCAGTACTCGAGACAGGCATCATATATGTGCTTGAATGTATCTTTGTTTCTTTCCTTCTTATATATAAAAACGGTAGACCTAGTATCTGTGGGGTCTAGGGAAGTGATAAGCCAAGGTAATCCCCCCACCTCCAAAAACAATGCGGAGAGGCTACTTCGAACCTTGACTCGGTTACTCAGTGGGATAGCTATCATAATTGCTCTGAGCTTGCCCTTCTTTTCTCTGATATATATATGTCCTAATTAAGTGAATGACCATAGTTATTGCATAAAGTTCAAAAACTTCAAAATGTTATTTCTTGATGTATGGCACCATGACACCAGTATTTCCTGTCAGACACATTTCATGTATGTCATGAAGTCCTGAACTGTGTGCTTTCCTTTATGATCTCCTTTTTCGTTTTCTCCGTCGCATGTGTGGTACTAATGCAGCTTGAAACCCCATCATCCAGACTCGTCCACAAACGTCTGCATCGAAGACTGCTACGTCAGAAACGGCGACGACATTATCGTCATCAAGAGCGGGTGGGACGAGTACGGCATCTCCTTCGCCCACCCCAGCTCCAACATCAGCATCCGCAACATCACAGGACAGACGAGGAACAGCGCCGGGCTCGCCTTTGGAAGCGAGATGTCAGGCGGCATATCGGACGTCCGAGCGGAGGGTGTCCGGATCGTCAACTCGGTGCACGGTATCCGCATCAAGACGGCCCCAGGGCGTGGAGGGTACGTGAAGAACGTGTATGTAGCTGACGTCAGCTTCGACAACGTTTCCATAGCCATCAGGATCACTGGAAACTATGGTGAACACCCTGACGATGGCTACGACAGGAACGCGCTTCCCACCATAAGCAACATAACCATCAAGGATGTCGTGGGTGTCAACATTGGTGTTGCAGGAATGCTGCAGGGCATTCCGGGGGATAGCTTCAGTGGCATCTGCTTGTCAAATGTTTCTCTAAGTGTCAGGTCTACTGATCCATGGAATTGTTCACTTGTCGAAGGGTATTCGAGCTCTGTGTCACCTGAGGTGTGTGAGCAACTGAGAGCCACTCCTGGTCCTGGGTCCGGACAGATGTGCTATGGAGGTAACTATCCGGCAGCTGCGGCACAACCGCAGCCGCCGCAGAAGTCAGGTGCTAGCCGGCTGGTAAGTCCTTTCCTCTCGATAAGTTGGTTTCTACGTAGGTAACCTTGAGCATAGTATCTACTTATCATTTTCCCCCCCTGTTCCCACTTCCCAGCAGCTTGGTAATTGTAGTTTATGGAGTTCAGTACCATGTACACTTGTTCCAAAAACTATTTGCTGGGGCATGTAGCTACTGATTATTCTTACTCAGAAATGGAATGGATTTGTTTGACTTGAACAGTTCTGTTGAAACACGTCAGGTTCTGGGCTGGCTTGTCCTTGTAAGATACGGGTGCCGGCATATAACTTGGTTTCTCCTCGCAAACGAACTTCCAGGGTTATTCAACAAAGGCTAAATTGCATTACAAGACCGTgtaaaaataattttgttttctACCGTAAGTACCTCTGCTGCAATTTTGTTTATTGATATTCTTGTGCTATCTAATTGCTAGGATGTGTTTTCTAGGCAAGCACCACTAGTACCTGAGAATAGGGATTCCATCCCTTGATTTTGGTACTATCTTTTTAATAACTGGTACTGAAATTAAAGGTAGGCTCTGTCAACGGTTTCGGTACTGGTTTTAATGCCATAAGCTTTTGTACTGATTTTAAACACCAATCGATACTAATATTAAGGTTTTAGTATGTAATACTAATAGAAATTAGCAACAAATCAAAGAGGAGCTCTGTTCATTGGCTACATAAGATGCAAAGCGGGTAGGTGTAATATTACTTGAATTGTGTGAGTTAATCGTCTCACTTGTGACACGTAATATATATGATATGAAGTAATATATATGAAGATAATATAATTTTGGTACTATCTTTTTAATAACTGGTACTGAAATTAAAGGTAGGCTCTGTCAAAGGGTAAAAGTTGGTACAATGGTATTCTTTTTTTTAGAATTTTAAAAGGACTTTTATGACTTTAAAATTTTAACGTATGCCATGTCAGCCCATCCATGTAGACACGGACACAGATTTGCACTCTAGACCTGCAACCCTGGACTACCAATAtcgagccatgcagtttttgcaaCGGGTTGGCTTGGATGTTGGTTGTTCATCTTTTCAGTCCAACGGTATTAGTTTACCGCGTCTTCAAATGTCAAGCTCACTAATTACCAACAAAAGGGTGATCAGGGAACCTATTTGCACATTTACATTTTATATGGACGGGCCCAATAAAAAAAATAACAAATCTTATACCAGGCAAAATCAGTAACACTGAGAGGAGGAAACGGAGCGAGTTTGCCTGAAAAGAGACCATATCGATAGCTAGAACAGTGATCAGGCACGAACGTTTCCCTACGCGAAAACGGCACGACGATCCTCAACCTAAACACGCCGCACATGCAAAGTCCACACGCGTGACGGAACCAGTGCTTTCGCAAAGGCTCACATTTAACATCAGAAAGGGAGATAACAATCGTGGGCAAAAGATCCTTCCTCCTTGTTCAGTGTTATCGGCTTTAATGGGAAAAATGACTACAAAGCGCTACGGCGACCCAAACTGTCCATCTGCTTATTAGCAGTGTTCTACATTCTTGGTGGTCACGGGAAAAAAAAAGAACTTCATAGTGGCAGAGCTGATAAATCTAGGCCAGCGGCCGCAACATCATCCTCGCCATCTAGAGCTCGTCCTGCAAATGGCATTTCATCACAACAGGCGTGTGAGGGCATAGACAGAGAGACATGACAAATGCTTGGTCAGGTCTCAAGAAAGAGTTTCTTACGTGCTTCTCATCATCAGAATCCTTGCCATCCTCGGCATCAGAGTCGGCCTTGTCCTCGTCTGCCTTCTCATCGTCTTCCTCATCCTGAGACCGATACATGTACAATTTATTTATTAGATCATTTGAGCTGCATATATGAAACGTAATGGCCCATGAAGAATATGAAGGTGCAATGCTGACCTCTAggtcatcatcctcatcatcccCACCCTTGGCGGCATCCTGTTGACAAGAGAAAGCGATTCACAATCAGCGACGCGCAAACCTCCAACAGAAAAGCACAGACGTTGTGGTTCATAAAGATTAGTTCAGCCACCCAGGATTAGTAATAAACTGTTGATATGCAGGACACAAAAAAACACAACGGACGGTTAAACTCGATAGTTTTATCTGTTAAACTCACATGCACTTGCCACTGGTTCTAGTTCATTCAGTTCAACCTAACAAAGCTATTCCCTACGTCAACATAAACCAGGATGCATGGCAAAGACACAACATACAGCAAAACCCAATATAAGGGACACTCATGCATACACCCGTCACAAAAACACTATATGGTGTTTAAATATATACCTCTTCTTCCTTTTTTTTCTCGGCCTCATCAAAAGCAGCCTTTTCTGCCTGTTAAGGACAAGCATAGTTAGTGCATGTGCCTGAATAAACCATGAGTTACTGAGTGAGATGTTACTGAGAGGAAAAACAAACCTCCTTGTGCTTGCCCCAGGTCTCCTCTGCAAAAGTCTTGGCCAAGGCAGGGTCATCAGTGATGATGATGTTGTCAAACAGAGTGCCCGATTTAACCTGTACATAGAAAAACAAAAAAAGAGGCATAACTGTGATGTCCTTCTGAACAAGAGAGAGGAAGATCCGACTATCCAACACCGACCTGCCACAGCTCAATGCCAATGTACTTCAAGCTGTCGAAGGCGTAAATGTATGGATCATCCTTAAAATCTGTGATGCACAAGAATTAGATTCAGCACTAACATTCTACTCCCTcctttcttttttatttgtcgcgttttagttcaaaaatgaactagcgagCCACAAATATTCGAGAAGGGACGTAGTAATAGCCAAACAGTAAGAAGATATAAGGATCCGTTTCAGGCAAACATACCTGGGTTGTCAATCATAGGTGCCTTCCATTTACCCTGGTAGTTCGGGTTCTTGATTTTCTGGCAAGTGAAACAACATGCTGTCAGATATCAGAATATGAATTGCTGTCAGTTTATAGGTTAAAAGGAACTGCCATACCTTTTGTTTCCATGGTCCCTTGTATTCTGGGTTGGGAATGGTAGGGGCAGTCCATTCACCATCTTCCTCATCGTCCCAGTCCTCAGGCTGCAATGGACATTTTAGAATTTATATACCCATGTTATTAATCATATGATAGAAACTACATAACAAATAACCACATAAGTACCTTCTTAGCATCAGGGTCAGGAATTTCCTTGGGAATATCATCATAGCCCTGGAAAATAATGGGAAAAAGGCAATGAGCTGTACTGTTCACCAAAATTAAGGAAACTAGTGACTTGCGTAATAGCAAATTTCTCATTAAATACTATACAATAGAAGCTCTTAAATTGTAGTCAGGTAAGAGACATAAGCTTAGGGCGCCAAGAAATAAAACACTACCTCTGGCTTCTTGTCCTCAGGGTCAGGAATGTACTCCTTGTCATCCCAGTCCTCAGGCTGCAATCAACACATAAACCTCAATTATCTCCAAACAGGTGCAAACAAAGAAATTGAAACACAATAATAAATATTAACTCTTCACACCTTCTTAGCCTCTGGGTCCTTGATTTTCTTAGGGGGAAGAATATCCCAGTGCTCGTAGATGCTGCCAGTTTGCTTATCTTCATTATCAATGAGAATGCTGTATGTTGCATCAGGACGGATGATCAAAGTGTAAACATGAGTCAACTGATCAGTCTCACAAGGCACATCCTTCTTGATCAAGTGGTTCTTGCCATCCTTGGTCAGGATAGTGTGAACCTTCTTGGTGCTGTACCCACAGATATCTGGTCCAAACATAATGCTGCAGTACAGAAGAATGAGGTTACAAGTACAAGATGAGATATGATAGGGAGAAGGAGCGCAACAATATTGTTCAAAGTCTACCTGTAAGATGTGTCTCCACCAAATTTCTTCTGGTCTACATCACCACCACCCAGCAACTTGACGTAGCCACCACCGCAGTCAAGCTTCTGCTCGTGCTTCACAGAGAACTGCAGCACCAGGGTCTTATCCTTGTTGCTGAACTCAGGGTATTCGGCTGAAATGGCATAGAACCTGTAATCCTCGGAGGTTTGAATACCTGCAACAAGAAACGTGTTGAGTAACTCATAAATAAACTGAAACCACCaatcttctgatgttttggaattTACCTTTGTCCTCGGCATCTCCATTCCATTTTCCCGAGGTGTGGTTCCATTCACCAGCCATGTTCTCATCCTTCTTCCACTCGGACTTGACCCACCGACTTTCCCAGCCATCTGGCCATCACAACAGTGCAAAATGTCATGAAGGGTAATGTCAAAATTACAAAATGCTTCGTGGTACAACAAAACTGACAGTCAGTATTGGAGATCCTATAATTCCTAATGTGAACCACCAGCTGGTCCAAACTTACTCTGGAGAACTGCACGACATGTTCCTAATCTAGGTGAAATAAACATCAACACATAATCCCAAATCAAAATACATTCAGGTCAAGGGTACAAATAGTATAAAATTTGATCGCCTCAGCAGAAATGCCATAAGATTCACCGCACTATACAGCCGAATATGAATGCTGACCAAAGGCAACACTATTCGAACAGATTACCCAAACTACCGCACGAAAATTCACAACCGCAGGATCCATGCATACGGAGATAACTGAAGTACCGAACACCATATATACATGCCACTAGATCTTACGAGCAAATCACGACCACCGTCACACACCTACACACTGTTAAATCGCATGAACGAGCCAAAAACCCACTGGTCCGACGAAATTAATGCCTAACATTTCACACGCACTGCATTCGGGCGGTCGGGCCAAGACATAGGGCGCATCGCAACAGACCAGATCGCACTGTTCGAGTGGTGGGATCAAGGGAATCACCTTCGAACTTCTCCTGGAAGAAGACCTCCCCTGCAACGGCGGCGACAGAGGCGAGCGCGAGAAGTGCCGCGACGGCGTACGAAGACCCCTTGCGGATCGCCATACCGGCGAAGCCCGATGGAAACTTATGGAAGCTTCCGATCCGATCTGAACCCCCCAGGTCGTGTTCTATCGGTCACTGCGGAGAGCGAGCGGGGCTGCTTAAAAGGAGCAGGGGGTGTGGGTGGGTTTACGGTTTCCACTCACCTGCATGGTGGGCTCACCGCAAGTGCTTGTCTCCCTGACGGCTGGGTCCAATGAAGGTGAGCGTAAGGGTTGCTGCCACAGTGGCGGGTGTGGGCCATAGCGTCGGGCCAATGGAAGGCTAGCTTCCGATGGTCCGGCCAGTCGGGAATTGACGCGTGGCGAATTCGACGTGTTTGGGAGGTTTCCGGAGGAGCGGGTAGGTCATCCTTGCGTGAAGGGAGGTAGAAATAATAAAATTAGGTTGGTTCCAGGCTTCTAGCCTCCCTCTATAGGCATGTAACACCTAGGGCGTAATGGGATTAGACGGATATTACAGGTTTCTTATTTAGGGGTGTTGAATGAACCATAATTAATAATTAGTTGACTAAAAATTTGTTGTGGAATTAGTAGCTAATAAATAGCTACCTAAGAGCATCTCTAAAAGATAAGCTAAATAGCTTGTCAAACTAAATTTTAGCTAtttaggggtgtttggttacccaaactaaactttagcccctatcacatcgaatgtttgaacctccgttccgggtattaaatgtagtcggattataaaactaatttgtcagccgaagattaaaagacgagacgaatctagtccagttagttgggtctatatttcatactcctatttaaaagtcaaacgcttgatgtgacccgggctaaactttagcaggggcaaccaaacacccccttaatagcAAAATAGCTCTCCAACAAACTATCCATTTAATTTGCCAAGTTATCCGGCTCTCTACATTGATTCTCACTGGCCAAATTTAGCTAGCAACTCTCGCTAGCCAAGCTAACCTACATGTTGGAGAGTCTATTGGAATAAGATGTTATATATAGAGTTTAATCTTTATGGAGGGACAAATAAAGAGTTAAATAGAGAGTCAAAAATAAAGAGTCTTTTGTAGATGCTCTAAGgagatgtttgaatgcactagagctaatagctaGTTAGCTAAAAAATTGCTAGTGGAATTAACTAGCTAACAAATGGCtgactaactattaactaattttacTAAAAATAACTAATAGTTGAAGGGGTGTTTGATGTTTAtagctaattttagccactaactattagctctagtgcattcaaacaccccctaactactaactaatttaccaaaaatagctaatagttgaactattagctagggtgtttgAATGTGTCAActaggggtgtttgaatgcactacaactaatagttagtggctaaaattagttgagatttttggtaaattagttaatagtttgatagttatttgttagctagctaattccagtAATAATTTTTAGCCAACAAattattagttctagtgcattcaaacactccctttagccactaactattagttctagtgcattcaaacacacacttattttatattttttcttagGATTTAGATCTGATATAAATAATATCAAGTTTTGTTGGATACAATTTAAATGGATATTAATATCTTAAATATCTAAATTTGAAAATACGGATATGAATAAAAAACGGATACTGAGTGTCCAACTCGATATGGATAAGATCTCAGCTCTCTTAGACAGATCAAATTTGAATATGGACAGATAATATCTGTGTCATTTACATTTCTAACTAACATCATATTAGACTATCTCCAGTAGCTTACACATATCTTTATTCAAACTCCACCCTACCAACATTACAGTCtatagttgtcggggaccataattaggggtacccctaggactcctaatctcagctggtaacccccatcagcacaaagctgcaaaggcctgatgggcgcgattaaggtcaaggctcagtcctctcaagggacacgatctcgcctcgcccgagcctagcctcgggtaaaggcagccgaccccagaggattcacgtctcgcccgagggccccctcaagcaacggacacaccttcggctcgcccgaggcccagtcttcgcagagaagcaaccttggccagatcgccacgccaaccgaccgtatcgcaagaacatttaatgcaaggatcgcctgacaccttatcctgacgcgcgctcttcagtcgacagagccgaagtgaccgcagtcacttcgccgctccactgactgacctgacaagaaaacagcgccgcctgcgtcgctccgactgctgtgccactcgacagagtgaggttgacagcagctaagtccagcctcgggcgccataggaagctccgcctcgcccgaccccagggctcggcccccgtctcggcctcggaagatggacttcgcctcgcccgaccccagggctcggactcaaaccacaactcggaagacggtctccgcctcgcccgaccccagggctcgggctcaacctcgacgctggacgacgaactccgccttgcccgaccccagggctcggacacagcctcggcctcggaagacggtctctgcctcgcccgacccggggctcggactcgacctcgacctcggaagacgaactcgacctcgacctcggaggagcctccgcctcgcccgacctaaggctcggaccgaccacgtcacagggggggccatcattaccctacccctagctagctcaggctacggggaacaagaccggcgtcccatctggctcgccctggtaaacaaataatgatggcgccccgcgtgctccatgacgacgacggctctcagccccttacggaagcaaggagacgtcagcaaggattcgacagccccgacagctgtccttccgcagggctccagctctcctctgacggccacgacatcacatgaacagggtgccaaaacctctccgactgccacgacggcatgtacttagggctctagctcctctctgctagacacgttagcacattgctacacccccattgtacacctggaccctctccttacgcctataaaaggaa contains these protein-coding regions:
- the LOC100501436 gene encoding Probable polygalacturonase precursor; this translates as MLNCSRKMGRSASVLQVLLVSATIVVAQTQWASGVWGMYCEDLTASVERPHRASVTDFGAVGDGATLNTKAFQNALFHLDSFAKKGGAQLFVPAGRWLTGSFSLISHLTLSLDKDAVILGSPDSSDWPVIDALPSYGRGRELPGKRHQSLIFGSNLTDVIITGANGTVDGQGAVWWDWFHNHTLNYTRPPLVELMYSTRVVISNLTFINSPFWNIHPVYCSQVLVQHLTILAPISSPNTDGIDPDSSTNVCIEDCYVRNGDDIIVIKSGWDEYGISFAHPSSNISIRNITGQTRNSAGLAFGSEMSGGISDVRAEGVRIVNSVHGIRIKTAPGRGGYVKNVYVADVSFDNVSIAIRITGNYGEHPDDGYDRNALPTISNITIKDVVGVNIGVAGMLQGIPGDSFSGICLSNVSLSVRSTDPWNCSLVEGYSSSVSPEVCEQLRATPGPGSGQMCYGGNYPAAAAQPQPPQKSGASRLVSPFLSISWFLRR
- the LOC542732 gene encoding calreticulin precursor, whose translation is MAIRKGSSYAVAALLALASVAAVAGEVFFQEKFEDGWESRWVKSEWKKDENMAGEWNHTSGKWNGDAEDKGIQTSEDYRFYAISAEYPEFSNKDKTLVLQFSVKHEQKLDCGGGYVKLLGGGDVDQKKFGGDTSYSIMFGPDICGYSTKKVHTILTKDGKNHLIKKDVPCETDQLTHVYTLIIRPDATYSILIDNEDKQTGSIYEHWDILPPKKIKDPEAKKPEDWDDKEYIPDPEDKKPEGYDDIPKEIPDPDAKKPEDWDDEEDGEWTAPTIPNPEYKGPWKQKKIKNPNYQGKWKAPMIDNPDFKDDPYIYAFDSLKYIGIELWQVKSGTLFDNIIITDDPALAKTFAEETWGKHKEAEKAAFDEAEKKKEEEDAAKGGDDEDDDLEDEEDDEKADEDKADSDAEDGKDSDDEKHDEL